One part of the Lepeophtheirus salmonis chromosome 14, UVic_Lsal_1.4, whole genome shotgun sequence genome encodes these proteins:
- the HemK2 gene encoding methyltransferase N6AMT1: MNIPTLDTSHINYQDVYEPAEDSYLMLDVLEKQLKELKPPTICVEIGSGSGVLIGGVASALGSVNAAYFATDLSPLACIATVQTGNTSSVPLNVLCTDISFGLDRLKGSVDILLCNPPYVATPFEEITAYKDALIKASWAGGPRGRNVTDKVIRLCKDLLSPVTGRAFIVLEQCNDVDSVMEFTTEEVGLKADICGERKAGRERLYILRVSNEIS; encoded by the coding sequence ATGAACATCCCTACTTTAGACACGTCTCATATCAACTATCAAGACGTATATGAACCCGCAGAGGATTCATATCTCATGCTTGATGTccttgaaaaacaattaaaagaattaaaacccCCCACCATTTGTGTTGAAATAGGCTCTGGCTCCGGTGTACTCATTGGAGGAGTAGCATCTGCATTAGGGAGTGTCAACGCGGCTTATTTCGCAACGGATTTGAGTCCATTAGCCTGCATTGCCACTGTTCAAACAGGAAATACAAGTAGTGTACCACTTAACGTTCTCTGTACGGATATTTCATTTGGGTTAGATCGATTAAAAGGTTCTGTAGACATTCTACTTTGTAATCCTCCTTATGTCGCTACTCCCTTCGAAGAAATCACTGCCTATAAAGACGCCTTGATTAAGGCATCTTGGGCTGGAGGACCTCGGGGAAGAAATGTGACGGATAAAGTTATTAGACTCTGTAAAGACCTTTTATCTCCTGTGACTGGGAGAGCTTTTATCGTATTGGAACAGTGCAATGATGTAGACTCCGTCATGGAGTTTACCACGGAGGAAGTGGGACTCAAAGCTGATATTTGTGGTGAAAGAAAGGCTGGAAGAGAAAGACTTTACATATTGAGAGTCTCAAATGagatttcttaa